Proteins encoded in a region of the Natator depressus isolate rNatDep1 chromosome 23, rNatDep2.hap1, whole genome shotgun sequence genome:
- the LOC141976576 gene encoding uncharacterized protein LOC141976576 — MANVGELIASVAAGRCVGIQITNNTRDVTLENPRTYCFSGRAMIDPVPQIPPSSSGSCVFVKTSYTARGSVGVLSYESDAFTLAIMFSNPFDRMLYNSEFAIQLFSGRKHFHSMERLYHYMFSDGPPYTCKSYRKVKLEVQDGQLEVTNEEIQVEASMSSNDKSIIKVEIKHPTTLPPPYSANPGSPRKSPV, encoded by the exons ATGGCTAACGTTGGAGAGCTGATTGCGTCAGTGGCTGCAGGCCGGTGTGTGGGCATCCAGATAACCAACAACACCAGAGATGTGACCCTCGAGAACCCCAG GACTTACTGTTTCAGCGGCCGTGCCATGATAGACCCTGTGCCCCAGATCCCCCCCAGCTCTTCGGGGAGCTGCGTGTTTGTGAAAACAAGCTACACGGCCCGCGGGAGCGTCGGGGTGCTGAGCTACGAGTCCGATGCCTTCACCCTGGCCATcatgttctccaaccccttcGACCGCATGCTCTACAACTCTGAGTTTGCCATCCAGCTCTTCTCTGGCAGGAAACACTTCCACAGCATGGAGCGCCTCTACCATTATATGTTCAGCGACGGCCCTCCCTATACGTGCAAGTCCTACAGGAAAGTGAAGCTCGAGGTCCAGGACGGCCAGCTGGAGGTGACCAACGAGGAGATCCAGGTGGAGGCCTCCATGTCCAGCAATGATAAGTCCATCATTAAAGTGGAGATTAAGCACCCTACCACCCTACCACCACCCTACTCAGCCAACCCAGGCAGCCCAAGGAAGTCCCCAGTGTGA